A window from Zingiber officinale cultivar Zhangliang chromosome 7A, Zo_v1.1, whole genome shotgun sequence encodes these proteins:
- the LOC122002857 gene encoding probable leucine-rich repeat receptor-like protein kinase At1g35710, with the protein MATAWRSRLRFREAWPLQYYRCYYQLPADLVLLCWLIMMAFFLVEVAGVVEGRVSSEGCLPREKDALLLYKAAIEDPSDRLSSWQEVQGDDCCAWTGVVCYNRTGSVRVAELNLQNPNEFHTGFNDFERTQIPPLVGSLHKLSYLDLSSSNLGGTIPPHLGNLTNLRHLDLSWSYLGGTIPPHLGNLTNLRHLDLSGSKFGGAIPPHLGNLTNLRYLDLSGSFNLYFPKDGHSLDWLSGLSSLIYLDMSGLNLSAVSHNWFSAVNMLPSLQQLYLYDCEISNIPLSLSFPLNLTLLTTLDLSWNNFNSSFPNWLWNLTSLSYLQLYYSNIRGMLPVEIGDLISLTHLVLPWNLISGPLPDTLWKLKHLTYLDLSYNLLGNSLPMGMMNLSSLSILCLTNCSLIGPIPSELGNLTTLNELSLESNLLSGLIPHEIGKLVNLEYLDLSINSFEGDITEFHLSNLTKLYDLSLSENHFLTIAIDHNWTPPFQLDLISLGSCKLGPRFPTWLRSQKFITVIDLHNTSIEDNLPEWFWNSLSIIQNLDLSHNQINGILPVSLESLTQLNYLNFGSNLLEGPILHLPPNLNLLDLSDNAFSGPLPPTLFTPQLNYLILSHNHINGSIPSDICNCTLGHLDLSNNQIFGEIPRLEGGFSSWIY; encoded by the exons ATGGCAACGGCCTGGAGAAGCAGACTCCGTTTCCGTGAGGCATGGCCACTGCAGTACTACCGCTGCTACTATCAGCTTCCAGCTGATCTTGTCCTGCTTTGTTGGCTCATCATGATGGCCTTCTTTCTTGTGGAGGTAGCTGGAGTAGTAGAAGGGAGAGTGAGCAGCGAGGGATGCTTGCCGAGGGAGAAAGATGCTCTCTTGCTTTACAAAGCCGCCATCGAAGATCCTTCCGACCGCTTGTCTTCGTGGCAGGAGGTCCAAGGAGACGACTGCTGCGCATGGACTGGCGTAGTCTGCTACAACAGAACGGGCAGCGTACGAGTGGCCGAGCTCAACCTTCAAAATCCAAATGAATTCCATACGGG GTTCAATGACTTTGAAAGAACCCAAATTCCACCTCTCGTTGGTTCTCTTCACAAACTGAGTTATCTTGATCTTTCTTCGTCCAACCTTGGTGGAACCATTCCCCCTCATCTGGGAAACTTAACCAATCTTCGTCATCTTGATCTTTCTTGGTCCTACCTTGGTGGAACCATTCCCCCTCATCTGGGAAACTTAACCAATCTTCGTCATCTTGATCTTTCTGGGTCCAAGTTTGGTGGAGCCATTCCCCCTCATCTGGGAAACTTAACTAATCTTCGTTATCTTGATCTCAGTGGAAGTTTTAATCTTTATTTTCCTAAAGACGGTCACAGCCTAGACTGGCTCTCCGGCCTTTCTTCTTTGATTTATCTGGACATGTCCGGTTTGAATCTCAGCGCTGTCTCCCATAATTGGTTTTCAGCAGTCAACATGTTACCTTCCCtacaacaattatatttatatgatTGTGAAATTAGTAATATCCCTCTTTCTCTCAGCTTCCCTCTCAACCTCACACTTCTCACAACTCTCGATCTTAGTTGGAATAACTTCAACTCTTCTTTTCCTAACTGGTTGTGGAATCTCACAAGCCTCTCGTATCTTCAACTTTATTACTCAAATATTCGAGGAATGTTGCCTGTTGAAATTGGCGACTTAATTAGCCTCACACATCTTGTTCTTCCTTGGAATTTGATCTCTGGTCCCCTACCTGATACGTTATGGAAATTGAAGCATCTAACATACCTCGACCTGAGCTATAATTTACTTGGAAATTCTTTACCAATGGGGATGATGAATCTATCAAGCTTATCAATATTATGCCTTACTAATTGTTCACTAATTGGTCCAATACCCAGTGAATTAGGGAATTTAACTACTTTAAACGAATTATCTCTTGAATCCAATTTACTTTCTGGATTAATACCACATGAGATTGGGAAACTAGTCAACTTAGAGTATCTTGACCTCTCTATTAATTCCTTTGAGGGTGATATTACTGAGTTTCATCTTTCCAACCTGACCAAACTATACGACTTGTCCTTGTCTGAAAACCACTTTCTCACCATAGCAATAGACCACAATTGGACCCCTCCTTTTCAATTAGACTTAATTAGCCTTGGTTCCTGTAAGTTAGGCCCCAGATTTCCTACATGGCTTCGTTCACAAAAATTCATCACGGTTATTGATTTGCACAATACAAGTATAGAGGACAACTTGCCTGAATGGTTTTGGAACTCTCTTTCCATCATTCAAAATTTAGATCTCTCCCATAATCAAATTAATGGTATTTTGCCGGTATCCCTAGAGAGTTTGAcccaattaaattatttaaattttggttcGAATTTACTAGAAGGTCCAATTCTTCATTTGCCACCCAACCTAAATTTGCTAGATCTATCTGATAATGCATTTTCAGGCCCCCTACCACCAACATTATTCACACcacaattaaattatttgattCTCTCACATAATCATATTAATGGAAGCATTCCATCTGACATTTGTAATTGTACACTTGGGCACCTCGACTTATCAAACAACCAAATATTTGGAGAAATTCCCCGGTTGGAAGGAGGGTTCAGTTCTTGGATATATTAA
- the LOC121999780 gene encoding receptor-like protein EIX2, which yields MALEFLHLNNNTLKGNLPLSLQNCTCLLVVDLGDNKFSGNIPSWIEQSWRQLRILRLSSNMFIGNIDPQLGYLRDLQIVDFANNKLSGSIPHSFGNFSTMISTSDEQLPSFEIIEMSIDLSNNELTDEIPEELGYLAGLHTLNISRNYFKGKIPDSIGRMSSLETLDLSFNNLSGAIPQSLSQLNALNHLNLSYNNLSGSIPSGNQLQTLDYASIYIGNPYLCGDLNCEL from the exons ATGGCATTGGAGTTCTTGCACTTGAATAATAATACTCTAAAAGGGAATCTTCCATTATCACTGCAAAATTGCACTTGTCTATTGGTTGTTGATCTTGGCGACAACAAGTTTTCTGGAAATATTCCTTCGTGGATTGAGCAAAGTTGGAGGCAGCTACGCATTCTTCGATTATCCTCAAATATGTTCATTGGCAACATTGATCCACAACTTGGATATTTGAGGGATCTACAAATTGTTGACTTTGCAAATAATAAATTATCAGGATCAATACCACATTCTTTTGGAAATTTCAGCACAATGATTTCAACATCAGATGAACAACTTCCTTCCTTTGAGATAATAGAAATG AGTATAGACCTTTCAAACAATGAATTGACAGATGAGATTCCTGAAGAATTAGGATATCTTGCTGGACTTCACACATTGAATATATCACGAAACTATTTCAAAGGCAAGATCCCAGATAGCATTGGTAGAATGAGTTCATTGGAAACTCTAGATTTATCCTTTAATAATTTATCAGGGGCTATTCCTCAAAGCTTGTCACAACTAAATGCTTTGAACCATTTGAACTTGTCTTATAACAACCTATCTGGAAGCATTCCCTCCGGGAATCAACTTCAAACATTAGATTATGCATCAATTTATATTGGTAATCCTTATCTTTGTGGAGACTTG AATTGTGAATTGTAA
- the LOC122002858 gene encoding DNA-directed RNA polymerases I and III subunit RPAC2-like, translated as MEHGSLSDLSASTFSLMDEDHTLANSVRFTLNQDPRVVFCGYSIPHPSDNKVNIRVQTTGNPAKDVLKDALENLTQMCQHVRSTFGKTVDDFKVKNQ; from the exons ATGGAGCACGGTTCTCTGTCAGATTTGAGCGCCTCAACATTCTCCTTGATGGATGAGGACCATACGCTAGCAAACTCCGTCAGATTCACTCTAAATCAAGA TCCAAGGGTGGTATTTTGTGGGTACAGTATTCCACATCCTTCTGACAACAAGGTCAATATAAGAGTTCAAACCACAG GTAATCCAGCAAAAGACGTGCTAAAGGATGCATTGGAGAATTTGACGCAGATGTGCCAACACGTTCGCTCCACATTCGGGAAGACAGTAGAtgattttaaagtaaaaaatCAGTGA
- the LOC122002859 gene encoding protein DETOXIFICATION 10-like, translated as MICSINLFRPSKISRRRSAAAEREMEEQLIQRDGPSKRRWCGGEAAAEAWRIGYVAAPMVAVLMSQFLVQVSSTMVVGHLGELDLAAASIAFSLANVSGFSVLVGMANGLETLCGQAYGAKQYHSLGVYTYRAIFSLLMACLPISLLWASMGKLLQLVGQDPAISQEAERYAIWLIPGLFAYAITQPLMKFLQSQSLILPMLLSSVSTLCLHVLLCWLLVYKSSLHNVGAAVSLSISYWLNVLILILYIRYSDSFRSTRSPITKEAFKGINEFIRVAVPSALMLCLEWWSYELLILLSGLLPNPKLETSVLSICLNSVVLLYCIPCGLGCAASTRVSNELGASNPKGAKLAVRVSMLIAVLEASLVVATLLALRHVLGYAYNNEEEVVNYVYEMVPMVCFSIVTDSIQGILSGVARGSGWQHLGAYVNLGAFYLVGIPVAILLGFALHLRGKGLWMGIVCGSTTQTILLVLITSFINWEHQAKLARERVFHERLPSHNELK; from the exons ATGATCTGCAGCATAAATCT ATTTCGCCCTAGCAAGATAAGTCGGCGGCGGTCGGCGGCGGCGGAGAGGGAGATGGAAGAGCAGCTGATACAGAGGGATGGGCCGAGCAAGCGGCGGTGGTGCGGCGGCGAAGCGGCGGCGGAAGCCTGGCGGATAGGGTACGTGGCGGCGCCGATGGTAGCCGTGTTGATGTCGCAGTTCTTGGTCCAGGTGTCCTCCAccatggtggtcggccacctcggCGAGCTCGACCTCGCCGCAGCGTCCATCGCCTTCTCCCTCGCCAACGTCTCCGGCTTCAGCGTCCTC GTTGGGATGGCGAATGGCCTGGAAACTCTTTGTGGACAAGCCTATGGAGCAAAACAGTATCATTCATTAGGTGTCTATACATACAGAGCCATATTTTCTCTTCTAATGGCATGCCTCCCTATCTCCCTTTTGTGGGCCTCAATGGGGAAGCTTCTTCAATTAGTAGGTCAAGACCCCGCGATATCTCAAGAAGCTGAGCGATATGCTATATGGCTGATACCTGGCCTCTTCGCCTACGCGATCACTCAACCCCTAATGAAGTTCCTTCAATCTCAAAGCCTAATTTTGCCTATGCTCCTGAGCTCAGTTTCAACACTGTGCCTTCATGTTCTTCTTTGTTGGCTTTTGGTGTACAAGTCAAGCTTGCATAATGTTGGAGCTGCTGTTTCACTAAGTATATCGTATTGGTTGAATGTACTTATATTGATTCTGTACATAAGGTACTCAGATTCCTTCAGATCAACTCGTTCCCCGATCACAAAGGAGGCATTTAAAGGCATTAACGAGTTCATACGAGTAGCGGTGCCATCAGCACTGATGTTATG CCTTGAATGGTGGTCTTATGAACTACTTATCTTGCTCTCTGGTCTCCTGCCTAATCCAAAGCTTGAAACTTCTGTCCTCTCAATTTG CCTCAACAGTGTTGTACTACTATATTGCATACCGTGTGGGCTTGGTTGTGCAGCAAG TACTCGAGTCTCGAATGAATTAGGAGCATCCAATCCTAAAGGTGCTAAGCTAGCTGTGCGTGTATCCATGTTAATTGCTGTTCTGGAGGCTTCTCTTGTGGTTGCTACTCTCTTAGCCCTGCGTCATGTGTTGGGTTATGCATACAACAACGAGGAAGAGGTCGTAAACTATGTCTACGAGATGGTTCCCATGGTGTGCTTCTCAATAGTCACAGACAGCATACAAGGGATTCTCTCAG GGGTTGCTAGAGGCAGTGGATGGCAGCATTTGGGTGCTTATGTGAACCTTGGAGCATTCTATTTGGTCGGGATTCCGGTCGCTATTTTACTTGGTTTTGCATTGCATTTGAGAGGGAAAGGCCTTTGGATGGGCATTGTGTGTGGCTCCACAACACAGACAATACTCCTTGTGTTGATAACAAGCTTCATAAATTGGGAACACCAG GCAAAATTAGCAAGGGAGCGAGTATTCCATGAAAGATTACCTTCACATAATGAACTGAAATGA